A window of Gemmatimonadota bacterium genomic DNA:
TGTGATTTTCTTACGTTGATGTTTAAGGCGAAGCTCACACATTTTGTGGGAACACTGTCTGCACCAGAGATTGCTNNNNNNNNNNNNNNNNNNNNNNNNNNNNTTACAAATCGCGCTCGGCCTCCCCTCTGAGTAGCAATCTTCGACTTTCCAGCCTCAGGCTCAGCCCACCCTGGCCAGTTCCAGCCGGCCGGCCCAGCGGTCTTCGAGGACGACGCGGAGGCGGCGGGATTCGGGGGTGGTCAGGTTGGGGTCGCGTTCGAGCCAGGCCAGGGCTTCGTCCCGCGCGGTTTCCAGCAGTTTGCTGTCACGCACGATATTGGCCACCCGGAAGTCGGGCATGCCGGACTGACGCGTGCCCAGAAACTCGCCCGGCCCGCGAAACGTCAGGTCGGCTTCGGCAATTTTGAAGCCGTCGTCGGTTTCCGTCATGACCTGAAGACGCCGCTGGGACTCGTCGCCCGGCGCGTATTGGGCCAGCAGCAAACATAAGGAGGCCGCCTGCCCGCGTCCGACTCGACCGCGCAACTGGTGCAACTGGGCCAGGCCGAAGCGCTCGGCATGCTCGATCACCATGACGGTCGCGTTCGGCACGTCAATGCCGACCTCAATGACGGTGGTCGAAACCAGCAGGTGATGCTCGCCAGCCTTAAAACGCTGCATGACCGCGTCTTTTTCGTCGCCCTTCATGCGGCCGTGGACGAGCCCGACCGAATATTTTGCAAAAAAGGTCCGGGCCAGCTCTTTGGCCATGGAGGTCGCGGCCTTCAGGTCGGACTTCTCGGATTCCTCAACCAGCGGATAGACCACATAGGCCTGCTGGCCGCGGTCGAGGTGGTCCTTGTCTGACAAGATAAGAGGCTTTTTTCCGCTCGCCTTCATGGAACACATGCGTCGCAATCGGCTTGCGGCCGGGCGGGCGTTCATCAATAGCTGAGACATCCAGGTCGCCGTACAGGGTCAGGGCCAGGGTGCGGGGGATCGGGGTTGCGGTCAGCAGCAGAATATCCGGGTTCACACCGCGTTTCCGCAGGGCGGCGCGCTGCATCACCCCAAAGCGATGCTGCTCATCCACAATGGCCAGGCCCAGATGCCGAAAGCGCACGCCCTCCTGGATCAGGGCGTGCGTACCGACCGCGACCTCGACCTCGCCCCGTTCCAGGAGGCCATATATCTCTTGTTTCCGTTTCGGGCGGATTTCTCCGGTCAGCAGCACCATGGACAGACCGAGTTGCTCGGCCAGCGGCGTCAGCGTCCGGTAGTGCTGCTCGGCCAGGAGTTCCGTTGGAGCCATGAAAGCCACCTGGTAGCCGCTATCGAGAGCGGCCAGGGCCGCAAAAAAGGCCACGATCGTCTTGCCCGACCCAACATCCCCCTGGACCAAACGGTTCATGGGGTGGGGAGCGGCCATATCTCGAAAAATCGCCTCGACCACCCGCTCCTGGGCTGCGGTCAATTGAAACGGCAGGATACTATATATTTGCTGGACGAGCGGTCCCGGCACAATGGACAACCCCTCTTCCCGGACGGTATTGCGCCGGCGCAGCGCCATGCCCAGTTGCAAATAAAAGAGTTCATCGAACACCACGGCCCGGTGCGCCTGAGAGGTGGCCTCATTGAGTTCAACAACCTCAGCATCGAGCGAGGGAGAGTGTAACTGCCGCAGGGCATGATTAAGCGGCATCAGATTCAAGCGCTCACAAATTTCCTGTGGCACACCGTTGGCGACCTGATCGACGTAGCGGTCAACGGCACCATGCACGATCCGGCGCATGGCAGCCACCGTCATTTCGGTGGTCTTATTGTAAATGGGCAAGACGCGGGCGGTCTCGTCATCCTCTTCCAGCGGCTCCATGTCCGGGTGGATCATCCACTTGCCGCCCTTCATGCCCTTCTCGACCTTGCCGTACAGCAGGACCCGCTGACCAAGTTGATAGCGCTGCTGAAAATAGCGATGCTGGTGATACCACAGCAGGAAGAGAAAACCGGTTTCGTCTCGGACAACGGCTTCGAGCACCCAGCGACGCCGGCGGGCCAGAAAGCGACGCTCCATCCGGGCGATTTGACCGGTGACCGCGGTCTCATCCCCCACCTGAAGATGGCAGATTTTCTTGATTTCACGCCGGTCCTGATAGCGGAAGGGAATGTGGTAGAGCAGATCTTCGACCGTCTCTATGCCCAGCCGCGCCAGCTGTTCGGCCCGACGCGGCCCCACGCCCTTGACGTACTGCACAGAATTTTTGAGCGGGGGCCCGAAGCCGCGAGAAGAACGCCCCGGAGCAGCATCCCCCCTCTCTCTCCCCTTATTAAGGGGGGCTGGGGGGGATGTCCGGTCGAAAACCTGCCCTGAGCCGGGTCGAAGGGGACGGGACGTTTCATCCGACGGTCGTCTTTCCGCCTCTCCACCTTTCGACTTTCCGACCGCCATACCCTCTTACCCGTGCTCTTCGCCGTGATAGGCCTGGAGCGGGCACACGCCGAGCAGGCCCTGCTTGAGGCGGGCAATGCCTTCGACCGCGGCTTCCGCTCCGGCCACCGTCGTAAAATACGGCACTTGGCACTCCAGGGCACTCCGCCGAATCGAAAAGGAGTCCTGGATAGACTGCACCCCCTCGGTCGTATTAATGACCAGATCGATCGAGCCCGCCTTGAGGGCGTCCACAATATGCGGGGAACCTTCCAGGACTTTCTTCACCATCTCAACCGGCAGTTCGTGCTGCTGGAGAAATGCACAGGTGCCGCGCGTTGCCACCAGGGAGAAGTCGTTCTCCACCAACCGCCTGGCAATGGGCAGGGTCGCGTGCTTATCGCGGTCGCGCACACTGATGAAGGCCTTGCCCGTTTCCGGCAAAATATTTCCCGCGGCAAACTGCGCTTTGGCAAACGCCATGGCAAAGGACTGGTCCACCCCCATGACCTCGCCGGTTGACTTCATCTCCGGTCCGAGGATGGTGTCCACACCGGGGAATTTAATAAACGGAAACACCGCTTCTTTGACATTGACGTGGTCGGGAATGACCTCCTGGGTAAAACCCAGCTCGTCCAACGTTTTTCCCGCCATGACGCGCGCGGCGATTTTTGCCAGGGGAATGCCGATCGACTTGCTCACAAACGGCACGGTCCGTGAGGCGCGCGGGTTCACCTCAATCAGAAAAACCTGCTGATCCTTGACGGCGAACTGGATATTCATCAGGCCGACCACACCCAACTCTTGGGCCAACAGGGTGGTTTGCCGCCGGATTTCACTCTGCACGGCGGCGGACAGGGTGCGCGGTGGCAGGGAACATGCGCTGTCGCCGGAATGGACACCGGCAAGCTCAATATGTTCCATGATGCCGCCAACTACGACCTGCCGGCCGTCGCTCAGGGCGTCCACATCGACCTCGGTAGCGTCGTCCAGAAATTTATCGATCAGAACCGGCCGCTCCGCGGACACGGACACGGCCTCACGCATATAGCGTCGCAGGCTCGCCTCGTCATACACCAATTCCATCGCCCGTCCGCCCAGAACATAGGAGGGACGGACCAGCACCGGATAGGCGATGTCCTGGGCAACGGCCACGGCTTCCTCAACCGACCGGGCCGTGCCGTTGGCCGGCTGGCGCAAGCCGAGTTGTTCGAGCAGCAGCTTGAACCGTTCTCGGTCCTCGGCCCGGTCAATAGCATCCGGCGGCGTGCCCAGAATCGGTACCCCGGCCTGTTCGAGCGGCACGGCCAGCTTGAGCGGCGTCTGCCCGCCGAACTGGACAATGACGCCATACGGCTGTTCGCGCCGCACGATGCTCAGCACGTCTTCCAGCGTCAGCGGCTCAAAATACAGCTTGTCAGACGTGTCATAATCCGTACTGACGGTCTCGGGGTTACAGTTCACCATAATGGCTTCAAAGCCGTCTTCTTTGAGCGCAAAGGCCGCGTGCACGCAGCAATAGTCGAACTCGATGCCCTGGCCGATCCGATTCGGCCCACCACCCAGAATGATCACCTTTTTGCGGTCGGTCGGCTGGGATTAGTCTTCCCCCTCGTAGGTTGAGTATAAATAGGGCGTATGGGCCACGAATTCAGCCGCGCAGGTATCAACTGTTTTATAGACCGGAATCACATCCAGGCGTTCGCGCTCGGCCCGGATATCACCCTCGCTGACACCGAGCAGACGGCCGAGATGAACATCGGAAAAGCCCATCTGTTTCGCCCGACGTAACAGGCCGGGCGGTAATGCCGCTACGAC
This region includes:
- a CDS encoding helicase-related protein, giving the protein MSDKDHLDRGQQAYVVYPLVEESEKSDLKAATSMAKELARTFFAKYSVGLVHGRMKGDEKDAVMQRFKAGEHHLLVSTTVIEVGIDVPNATVMVIEHAERFGLAQLHQLRGRVGRGQAASLCLLLAQYAPGDESQRRLQVMTETDDGFKIAEADLTFRGPGEFLGTRQSGMPDFRVANIVRDSKLLETARDEALAWLERDPNLTTPESRRLRVVLEDRWAGRLELARVG
- a CDS encoding DEAD/DEAH box helicase, producing MQYVKGVGPRRAEQLARLGIETVEDLLYHIPFRYQDRREIKKICHLQVGDETAVTGQIARMERRFLARRRRWVLEAVVRDETGFLFLLWYHQHRYFQQRYQLGQRVLLYGKVEKGMKGGKWMIHPDMEPLEEDDETARVLPIYNKTTEMTVAAMRRIVHGAVDRYVDQVANGVPQEICERLNLMPLNHALRQLHSPSLDAEVVELNEATSQAHRAVVFDELFYLQLGMALRRRNTVREEGLSIVPGPLVQQIYSILPFQLTAAQERVVEAIFRDMAAPHPMNRLVQGDVGSGKTIVAFFAALAALDSGYQVAFMAPTELLAEQHYRTLTPLAEQLGLSMVLLTGEIRPKRKQEIYGLLERGEVEVAVGTHALIQEGVRFRHLGLAIVDEQHRFGVMQRAALRKRGVNPDILLLTATPIPRTLALTLYGDLDVSAIDERPPGRKPIATHVFHEGERKKASYLVRQGPPRPRPAGLCGLSAG